Proteins encoded within one genomic window of Spirulina major PCC 6313:
- the acsF gene encoding magnesium-protoporphyrin IX monomethyl ester (oxidative) cyclase gives MVTALPTPQIDEIRPGVKAPVKETLLTPRFYTTDFEAIAKMSLASQADEIEAAIDELRADYNRHHFVRDDEFNQAWDHLPEHVRSVFIDFLERSCTSEFSGFLLFKELSRRLKTDSPKLAEAFGLLARDEARHAGFLNKAMADFGVSLDLRHLTKKRSYTFFPPEWVIYTVYLSEKIGYWRYILTFRHLEKQPEYQIYPLFRYFEQWCQDENRHGDFFKVLLRSQPKLWKTWTSRLWARFFLLIVFVTHTLTVFERSDFYEMIGLDAKTYNRDVIRNTNETSLRAFPAVLDTSHPDFFRLMEDCSDANLELTRIANSDRPAWLKALQKLPLQARIAGNILRLYFLKSIDAEAQRATVH, from the coding sequence ATGGTTACTGCGCTGCCGACTCCCCAAATCGATGAGATTCGCCCCGGTGTGAAGGCTCCGGTGAAGGAAACTCTTTTGACACCACGCTTTTATACGACGGATTTTGAGGCGATCGCAAAAATGAGCCTCGCCTCCCAAGCTGACGAAATTGAAGCGGCGATCGATGAATTGAGAGCCGATTACAATCGCCATCACTTTGTCCGCGATGATGAGTTTAATCAGGCCTGGGATCATCTGCCGGAACATGTGCGATCGGTGTTTATTGATTTTCTCGAACGGTCTTGTACGTCGGAATTTTCCGGGTTTTTGCTGTTTAAAGAACTGTCGCGCCGCCTCAAAACCGACAGCCCGAAGTTAGCAGAAGCCTTTGGTTTGTTGGCGCGGGATGAGGCACGGCATGCGGGCTTTTTAAATAAGGCGATGGCGGATTTTGGGGTGTCGTTGGATCTGCGCCATTTGACGAAAAAACGTTCCTATACGTTTTTCCCGCCGGAATGGGTGATCTATACGGTGTACCTGTCGGAAAAAATCGGGTATTGGCGCTATATTTTGACGTTCCGCCATTTGGAAAAGCAGCCGGAATATCAAATTTATCCCTTGTTTCGCTATTTTGAGCAGTGGTGTCAAGATGAGAACCGCCATGGGGATTTCTTTAAGGTGTTGTTGCGATCGCAGCCTAAACTCTGGAAAACCTGGACATCTCGCCTCTGGGCCCGCTTTTTCCTGTTAATTGTGTTCGTTACTCATACCTTGACAGTGTTTGAGCGATCGGACTTTTATGAAATGATTGGCCTTGATGCGAAAACCTATAACCGGGATGTGATTCGCAACACCAATGAAACCTCGCTGCGGGCGTTTCCGGCGGTGTTGGATACGAGCCACCCGGACTTTTTCCGCCTCATGGAAGACTGTTCCGATGCGAATTTGGAGTTAACGCGGATTGCGAACAGCGATCGCCCGGCTTGGCTCAAAGCCCTGCAAAAATTGCCCCTCCAGGCCCGCATCGCTGGGAATATCCTGCGTCTCTATTTCCTCAAATCCATTGACGCGGAAGCCCAACGCGCCACAGTGCATTAA